In Antechinus flavipes isolate AdamAnt ecotype Samford, QLD, Australia chromosome 3, AdamAnt_v2, whole genome shotgun sequence, a genomic segment contains:
- the LOC127556952 gene encoding transcription and mRNA export factor ENY2-like: protein MDTDAQMTAMIVQKLIETGEGARLQELLRAKLFECGWKDQLKAHCQDVIKEKGVRHVTAAELAAEVTPRARALVPDSVKEELLQRISTFLDRHASL, encoded by the coding sequence ATGGACACAGATGCACAGATGACAGCAATGATTGTCCAGAAACTGATAGAAACTGGTGAAGGAGCACGACTTCAAGAGTTGCTAAGAGCGAAATTATTCGAATGTGGTTGGAAAGATCAATTGAAAGCTCATTGTCAAGATGTGATTAAAGAAAAAGGGGTAAGACACGTTACTGCTGCCGAGTTGGCAGCAGAGGTCACTCCCAGAGCCAGAGCGCTTGTACCCGACAGTGTGAAGGAGGAACTCTTACAAAGAATAAGCACTTTCCTTGACCGGCATGCCAGTCTTTAA